In the genome of Candidatus Bathyarchaeota archaeon, the window CACCATCAAGGCCAGGAACATGAGCTCATCCACGGTTAACACGAGGGGCGCCTTAAGGTAGAGGACGTTGACGAGGGCTGTTAAGCCTAGGGTCACCCCTATGGCCGCGGATACCATCCACGTCACCCTCTTCTCACGGTCCGGGACCCTCATCATAGGCGGCTCACCTAGGCGGCATGATCCCGTCCAGTAGTAGGAGGAGCATCATGGCGAAGACGGGGAGGAGGACATACGCTATAATGTACATGGCGAACAATATGCTTATGCCCCCCAGGGTTCCACCTATGACTCCCATCACGGCCAACATGACTATGGCTATCAACGGGAAGACGACCATCATGGATACGTAGGCTTCAGCCAGGGTGCCCAGCGTCTCCACGAGCTGGCGGGCCGCTATCCTAGCGTGGTCCATGAAGCCCTTGGCCGAGTTTAGGAAGTACTTCGTGAGGTCCCCCCCGGACCTCGTCACCCCTATCATCCCATCTATGAACTCCGAGAAGGCGTTGGATGGGCTCCTCCTGCTGCACCTCTCCATGGCTGAGACCACGTCGAAGCCCAGCAGGTGGACGTCCCTGACTATGTCCTTGGCCTCCTCAGCCGCCACGCTCCTGAAACCCTTGGCCTCTATGGAGGCTAGGGAGCGGAACATCCTCTCGGGCGTGAGGCCCGCCTGGGATAACACGGCCATGTGGCTCGCCACGTAGGGGAGCTCCTCTTCTAGGAGGCGCCTCCTGGACCCCGCGAGGCTGGAGGGGTAAACGTATAGGAATATGAGGACTACAGCTCCCCCCAGGAGGGCGAACGCCAGGGCCAACAGGATGGCCCAGACCAGTTGGACGTGAAACGCGAAGAAGCTTAACAGGAGGGTTAAAGCGAAGGCTGAGGCGGCGGCCGTAGCCGAGTAGAAGAGCATGAAGGCCACGTAGGCTGGGAAGGCGACCTTGAGCCTCGCCTTCTCCAGGCTCTCCCTGAGGTCCTCGAACAATGGGAGGACCCTGATTATCCTGTCGCCCAGCATACGGTAGGGTGAGAGGATCACGTCGGGTACCCCTAGGGTCCTACCCTGCCTCCCCTCATCCCCGGGTTCCCCGGTCATAGGCTCAACTCCAGGCGGGCCCTCTGATACGTGCGGTCGGGGTCGGCGTAGTACTCCCTCACCACGCGGCCCACCGCATCGTACCTCCTGATCCCGGCTTTAACCATCCACTCCAGCACCGTCCTACGCCTATCCAGCTCCCTCCTAACCTCCTCCTCGGATAGGCCGAAGCGCTCCCTGATCTTCTCGGCGATGAGGCTCCTGCCCGAGTACGTGAAGCTGTCCCCTACGGGATCCCAACGGTAGACGTCGCTCGTTATTATATCCTTGGAGACGGGGTCCAAGCCCACTATCTCGGCTATATGGCCTATACGCCTAGCCGTCCTCCCCTTCACGCGGATCCTGCTCTGCATCGCCACGGCGTTCAAGGTCGTCAGGAGGGACCTCGGGATATTCATGGGCTCGGACTCGAGGCGGTTCAAAGCCGCCTGAACCGAGTCGCAATGGAGCGAGGAGAGGCCTCCATGGCCCGTGGCCATCGCCTGGAACAGGGTGAAGGCCTCCTCCCCCCTAACCTCCCCCACGATTATGTAGTCGGGCCTCTGCCTCATGGCGGCCTTCAAGAGGTCGAATAGGGTTATCTCCGCGGAGCTCCCGGCTGGGCCGAAGCCCGTCCTGGCCACGGATGGTATCCAGTTCTGATGGGGCAGGTTGAGCTCAGGGGTATCCTCTATGGTTATGACCTTGCTGTCGGGGGGTATGAAGGCTGATAGGGCGTTCAGCGTGGTGGTCTTCCCCGAGGCCGTCCCACCGCCGATTATCAGGTTCGCCTTCCTCTCTATGGCGAGCCAGAACCACGCAGCCATCTCAGCCGTCAAAGTATTGAACATTATCAGGTCCGTCACGGTTAAGGGGTCGGCCCTGAACCTCCGGATCGTAAAGGTGCTGCCCCTCCGCGTAACCTCCCTCCCGAGGGTTAACTGTATCCTGCTCCCATCCGGGAGGCTCGCATCCAATATGGGGTTGGCTATGCTTATATGCTTCCCAGCCAGGTAGGCTAAGCGTATAACGAAGGAGTCCAGCTCCTCCTCGGATTCGAAGCGGACATTGGTGGGGATGGACTCATACTCCCTATGCCATACGTATATGGGTATCCCCGGGCCATCACATGAGATATCCTCGATCATATGATCGTACATCAAGGGATCTATCCTACCGTATTTAACGAGGTCCCTGACAAGGTAATAAGTTACCTTGTCCATAGCCTCGGGCTGCAACTTAATCTTATAATCCCTCACGGCCTCTTCTATCCGCCTCCTGAGGAGCTTCTCAGCCTCCTCCCTCGACCCCAGCTCGTTCAAATCTATATCCAGGGTCTCCACCAGGATGGCCTTTATCCTCTCCAGGGTCTCCCTCTCACCGGGCTGGAGGGTGGGCTCGATGACCATGTAGACCAGGCCTAGAGTCTTAGGATCCTTCGTTATGGCGGCGTAGACGTAGGGCTCCAGGAGAGGGTAAACCTCCTTAAAGGCCGCCGTCTCCCTCTTAACCTCAACCCCCGCCGGGCGCTGAGAAGGATCCTCGCCCAACCCCTTCCACCCAAGCCAGGTTTATCTTGGGAGATGCCTACTTGAAAGTTTATCTCAAATACGACTTCAACACTCCCGGCTCCACAATTTAAGTTTAAACCTTTAAAGTATAAAAAACAGGGGATGAATATAATGTTTCAGCCGGATAAATCCCTGGAGATGGGCTGAAGCCGGGGAGGTCTGATCCGCTTTGGATCCCTTAATAGCCAGGTACGTGGATGCCGGAGAGGCCATAGACTCGGAGACCGCTAGGATGCTGGACCTCAACTCCGAGTATCTAGGCGTAGCCCCGATCCAGCTCATGGAGAACGCTGGGAGGGCCGTGGCTGAGGAGGCCTTGAAGAGGCTCGGCTCCAAGGGTAAGGCCGCGGTATTCGCCGGCCTGGGCAGGAATGGAGGGGACGGGTTCGTGGCCGCCCGCCACCTCGCAGGGATGGGTTTCCAAGTCCAGGTCCTGCTGGCTGGATCCTCGAGGCTGATGAGGGATCCCCTCGCGTTGGCCAACTGGAACGCCTTGAAGGCCATGCCCCTGAGCGTCTCCATAAGGGAGGTTGAGGATCCATCCGAGCTCCCGCCGGTGGAAGCCGACGTCCTCATAGACGCCATGCTCGGGACGGGCGTGAAAGGGGCTTTAAAGCCCCCCATAAGGGAGATGGTGCAACTCTTCAATTCATCCAAGGGGTTAAAGATAGCAGTGGATGTCCCCACGGGCGTCGACGCCGACACCGGCGAGATCCTAGGCCCAGCCGTGAAGGCGGATGTAACGGTTACATTCCATAGGGCTAAGAGGGGCTTAGGGGCAGCCCCAGACTACACAGGGGAGATCGTGGTGGCTGGGATAGGGATACCCCCCGAAGCCGCCTTATTAGCTGGGCCCGGGGACGTGGAGGCGGTCAGGATCCGGAGGAGGCCCCAATCCCATAAGGGGGACTACGGCCGCCTCCTCGTGGTGTCGGGGAGCACGACCTACACCGGGGCGCCAGCCCTCGTAGGTTTAGCGGCCCTCAGGATAGGAGTAGACCTGGTCTACATAGCCTCTCCTGAGCGTACAGCCTATACGATAGCCGGCTTCTCCCCGAACCTCATAACCTTGAAGCTCGACGGGGACCACCTCTCACCCAGGCATATACCGGTGGTTAAGCCGTTCCTGGAGAAGGCCACCGGGGTTGTGATGGGGCCGGGCCTCGAAACCCATAGGGAAACCCTGGAGGCAGTGAAAGAACTTATTAAAACGGTGGTTGGGGCTGGGAAGCCGCTTCTACTCGACGCGGATGCGTTGAAGCCGTTCAGAGAGGTGGAAATCCCCATCACTAGCAACAGCAACATCGTATTGACCCCCCATGAGGGGGAGTTCCAGAAGCTTACGGGGGAGAAGCCCCCCATCGACCTTGAGGGAAGGGCGTATGCGGTGGTGGAGGCGGCTAAGAAGTTCCATGCGACGATACTTCTGAAGGGCCCCGTGGACGTGATCTCGGATGGAGGGAGGCTCAAGCTGAACTATACGGGGAACCCTGGGATGACCGTGGGGGGGACCGGGGATGTGCTCTCAGGGGTGGTGGGGGCCCTCCTAGCCCAGGGCTTCGAGGGATTCAAGGCCGCGGCGGCGGGAGCCTACATAAACGGTTTAGCGGGGGACATCGCAGCGAGGGATCTGGGATACCATATAGTCGCCTCCGACCTCGTAGAGAGGCTTCCAACCGCCTTTGAGAAACCCATGATCGGGAAGGAGTTTAGATCCCCCGGCCAGCCTTAGGGTATGGAGCCGATTTATGAGCACTAGTCTACTGAAAGGTTACATCAATCCATTTATGAACGGGAAGAAGTTAAAAATAATATTTAGAATTGTATCGGGGCATCTTTAATGGATCCCCGGGTCGATGAAGGCTTTGAAGCTCATCAATGTTAGGCTGGCTGGATCAGCTCTCCTCCTGCTCATAATGTTAGCAGCCGGGCTCACAGCCAACGCGCAGCCGGCTAAGACGGTGACCACCACGTTCCGATGGGAGAGAACCCTGGAGATCGGGGGATCGGAGATGCCCCTGAAGATCAGCATACCTGTAATCCTCTCGGTGGCAGGTTTACCCGATAAAGCCCAGCCCGGCGAGACCTTTCAGCTCAGGGTGGAGCTGACGCCCTCTGAGGGGGCGTTCATCCAACTCTCCGATAAGACGGTCAACATAGACGCACTAGTTATAGGGGCTTCGGGGAGACCCTACGAGGTGGATCTTTCAAGGCTTAAACCTCTAGCCCCATTGGTGATAACGAGGCTCCTCGAGGAGGAGCTGAAGATGCCCCATGAAGCCGCTGAATCCCTCTCCTCAGCCGTCCAGGATAACGTGAGGATCATCCTCACCAGCGAGATGAGGGTCGGCGCCGAGGTTGCAGGGGCTGCAGCCATGAACCCCCGGGAGGTCTCCATGTGGTTCAACGAGGCCAGCCCTCAGACCCTTAAAATAAGCCAGAACGCCAGGGAGGGGGATGAGATCGAGATATCATACTTCGTGGATTGGGGGCTAACCTTGAAGATAGATCTCTCAGGGGAGGTCTACAGCGACCCCACTGCAGGGCCCGTGATGAAGAAGCTGGCCCAGCTGATAGGCCTACCCTTGAACAGGGCCCTGGGGGGCGTCCGGGGGGATGAGAGGCTGACCCATGAGATCCAGGTCTACGCCCCCTATAGGCTCACATTCGAGACCGTGCTCGCGGGCGCAGGCCTGGCAGCCGCCGCCGCATCCATAATCATAATAATGCTCGTCAAGTATCCCAGGAAGCCCAGCTGGCGTTGAAGGGGGATGGTGAGGCGATAATCCCTTAGGCCTTCACCCCCTCCCCTCGAGCCGCAGCCAGCCCCTACATGCGCCCCTCAGCCGCCCAATAAACCCGATCCATCCAATATACCCGGTGGATAGTCAACCTTCTATCCTCTGGAGCCTGATGATCTTGTCGGCTTTGAACTCTATCAGGTATGCCCTCAGGATCCCCTCGGCGTATTCGCTTCCAGGGTTGACGCAGTAGGTTCTACCTATCTTTATGGATCCGGATGACTCGTGTATATGGCCGTGAAGGCCTAGGAAGGGCTGGTACTTCTCGATCATCCTCCTAACCGCCTTCGACCCCACGGGGACCATCACGACGCTCCCGCCCCTGATGACCGGGTTCATCTTCTCATCGAGGAGCGGAGCCTCATCCAGCTTGGATTGGAACGGGGGAGCGTGAAAGTTGAATATCGCCCCCTTAAAATCCCTGAGCTGGGCTATGTAGCCTTCAAGCCTCGCCTCGAGTTTCTCATCATCCTCCTCCCTGGTCGTCTTCCAGGGGCTCGGGTTCACCCATCCCGTGCTCACCATCTCGTGATGCTCATCTATCTCTATGACTTTACCCTCTCCATTGACGACGTGGTCGCTCTTATCGATGACTTCGTCGACCGGGAATCTATCATCGTTTCCGGGGCAGACGATAACCCTGACATCGTTTGGAAGCTTCTCCGGGATCAGGTTGAACCAGTCCTCGAGGGTGGAGGTCATAACCTTCGAGAAGACCTCATCCACCTTCCCGGGATCTTTAACCATCTCCTCGTATTCATCCTCATCGGTCAGGTATGGATAGTAGCCTATGCCCCTGATATCCTTGAACGCCCTCTCCAACCCGTCTGAATCTACGATGTTCGTCTTACCCATCAGATAATAGGTGTATTGGCGGTTCTTCCTCTCGATCACGGGGACCACCATCTTCCCCGTTAGGTCCCCTCCACATATGGCTACGTGAACCTTCAGCATCGCCGAAGCGTTGAGGAACTTCCTCCAAACCCCCTCCGAGCCGTGCATATCGGTTGCGAAGAGGAGCCGCGTAGTAGAATCCTTCTTCCCCAAGAGGAAACTCAAATGATCCACCACTGTACAGCTACTCCATAAAGCAGGCGGCGACTTATTTAAATGTTCCATGGGTTAACCGTTACCGAGTGGACGGGGAGGCGCTGGATCTATAAATAAATTCATTTTTTAGGCTCTCAGAGGTGCGGTGGACCCGGGTCGTTGGAGGGTGTTTCATGCCTTTCGCGCGCCGGCGCGGCGTTGCTGATAGGAAGTTTTAAATATAAGAAGAGATAAACTTGAAGGCTGGAAAACCCGTTTATACCAGGTCTAAGGCGGTCAACCATGAGCGAATTTAAACCATCTCTCTTCGCCAGAGAGGCTACCGGACTCGTAAGGGAGATCGGCTTCGCCCTGGGCGTCATCATCATAATGTCCCACGTGATCGGCTTAGGCTGGCAGAAGAGGGCGTTCCAGTTCACAGGTCCGAGGCCCGTCCCCACGGATATGCTCCCGCTAGGCCTACCAGCCATCTTCTGGGCCTTCCTGATATGCGGCATAATCGTCATAATCACAGGCTACGCAGCCGGATACGTGACCGCTGCGATGCCCAGGTCAGGCGGCGGATACGTCACCATCTCGAGGGTGATCCATCCCGTGGTAGGCTACATGGCGGGATGGCTGATGTTCCTGGCTGAGGCCTTCTCATACGGGCTGATCGGCGTAGCCGTCTTCGAGGCCATAATGATATTCTACAGCATAGCCCTCGCACCCGCCGTGGTAGCCTTCAGCTCAACCACCCTCTTCGTAGGAGGCCTAGTAGTCATATGGATATTCGCGTTCCTCGCCCTTTTGGGTACGAAGCTCTACGGCCGGCTCATGGAGGCGATATTCTACATCCCCGCCGTTATCACGGTGGGCTTCTTCGCCATGTGGATCACCGGCGCCATGAATCCGGGCATCCTGGCCTCCGGGGTAAGGGAGGTTATGGGAGCCTCCCCGGAGGCGTTCGTGGACCTGGCGTTCAAGACAGGGATGACCGAGAACATCTCAACCTTCTACGACGCCTTCACCTTCGCCCTCGGAGGAGCCTTCTGGGCCTACATGGGATGGTACTCGACGACATTCGTGGCCGGCGAGGTTAAGGAGGCCAATAAGAAGCTCCCCGCCATAGTGGCCTCAGCAGGCGTGCTAATAATGGTGGTGTACCTGGCCGCCTCCTCCCTATCCGCCGTACCGGCCCTCAGCTTGGCGGTTAAAACGGATGCGGCCGGCCACAAGTGGAGCTTCTTCCAAGCCTATTCATGGCTGAGCTACGCCGGAGTCCCATCCGAAACCATAAAGGCGGTCATTCCAAACTTCCAGTCGGCGTGGAGCACCGGCATAGCATCCATGATAGCCAGGGCTTTAAACCTGGGATGGCTCTCATGGCTTATAGCTCTAGGCGGCGTCCTCTGGCTCGCCAACGATATACCACCCTTCCTCCTGGTAGCATCTAGGACCTTCTTCGCCATGGCCTTCGACAGGATGATGCCCGAGCAATTCTCCTATGTGAGCGAGAGGTGGCATGCCCCCACGTGGTCCATCATAATCACAGCCGTGGCTGGAACCCTCGGATGCGTAGCCGAATCCAACATTGGAGGCCTGGGAACCTACACCGCGTTCGCCGGGGTCATCGGGACAGACATATTCGACGCTTTCTTCCTCACGCTCTTCTGCGCCTCCTGCATGCTCCTCCCATTGGAGAGAAGGGACATCCATGATAGAGCAGCCGTCAAACACTCCGTAGGCGCCGTGGTAGGGCTCGGCTTCGTTGCGACGCTCCTAGCCGGATACTGCCTCTACATCTTCGTTAAGGAGTCGGCTGGATGGATATTCACGCCCCAAACCGTAGGAGACATATCCAGCAGCGTGGGCTTCTTCATCTGCATAATACTTGGGCTGCTCTTCTACATCTACTACATGTACAAGAACACCACTAGGGGCATCGACGTCAGAACCATATACATGAACATCCCACCCGAGTAGGCGGCTTAACCCAAACCCCTCCCTACTTTTTATTTAATCCTTCACCTAACTAATGTGGATTGACGGTGCTCCACATGGAAAGGTTGGACTTCATAGTCGACCTGGTTGAGGAGAGGCTGGTTAGAGGCGGACTTAGATGGCTCGCCAACTTCAGGGAGATCCGGAGGGATCGGAGGATAGGCGAGTTCACAATCCCATTATACGCGAGCGGGGGCTTGGAGGAGAGGGGTTTCCTCCTCTCCAGGGTCTTCTCAGCCCTGGTCACCCCTAAATACAAGGTACACCTCCTCATCTACACGTCCGACGCGATCACGGCTAAGCTGCTCAGGAGGCTGGTGATCTCCTGTAAGGACAGCTTCGGCCCCGACGATTGGATCTTCATAGGGTTAGTCCAGGCGAGGCCGTTCGAGAAGACCATCCGAGACGCCATTGAAAACCTGGCCGATGAGAGGGTGGGCATCGTAGCCTACAGCCTCGAATCCAGGGAGGAACCGTCTTCGGACAACCTCCTAGGCAGGGCTTTGAGGAGGCACCTCAAGCTGGGCGAGGCGAAGTTCGAAGCCCTCGATCCCGTAAACTACGTGAAGAGCTTCACGATAGCCTTCCTCATATGCGCATCGTTATTGATGCTCCTCTCACCCATACTGAGGGCCGTGACGCCGGTCCACCTCATAGTAGCCGCCGCCCTATCCATAATATTAGGCCACCGCATCTATAAGGCCCGCTACCATACGATTCTACTCCTGGACGATGAGGGATTCAAGCTGTGGAGGGGGAGGGACGTGATCGGCGGGGAATGGTCCAGCTTCACAGACGTAGCGATATATATCACGCCGAAACATGAGCTCAACCTAAGGCTCTTCTCCGATGAGGGCTCCGTAGACCTGCCCTTGTCGAGGGTGGGCCTCCCCAGGAGAGACACCTATAGGATCATACGGAACCTGATAAGCGAAGCGGATAGTAGATAAGGGATGGAGAATTCCCTTATCCTATTAATGGGGTTTCCACGGCTGTGTTCCACCAGGGCTTATCCCATCTCTTATCCACCTTAGGCAGGTGCTCCAGCAGCTCATTCACTTCATCGGCTACCGTCGAGGCGGCGCTCCCCCCGATCCATCCCTCTATCACGTGGGATTTCTCCACTAGGTTCCTGAGGTTTAAAGTCACGGTTAAGGCCAGCTTCTTATCCTTCTCCAGTATCTTCCGCAGTATCCGAGGGTTTATCTCCGATGGCCCGTCGCCTATCGGGTGGTCCAGGAACATCGCGCATACATCCCTGACATCCTTCTCCTCCATGCCGATGATGATCCTATCCTTGTTATAGTATGGATATGGGAGGACCCTGTACTCCTGGCCGTGCTCCTTCAGCCCCTCAAGGTCCTCTTTAGAGGCCTCGTTTATGAACTGGGCCTTGGAGAGCAGCATGTACTCCAAGCCTATCGTGTAATTGTTCTCCCTGTACCTCTCGAAGGCATCCCTCACATCTATTTTATGCCTTAGATTTATGGAGTCGCATAATATATCCATCACGGTGATCGTCGGTGAGCCGTCCTCGGATACCCCGTTTATGGTGGTGACCCTGTACCTCTCGCCGTGCCTCCACCCGTTGAACCTCCTATCATTCATCGTCGCGAAGGATTTGAAATGGGTTCCGAAAGCCCTATCCATCTGGAGGAGGAACTTATAGAACCTCCAGCCCTGCTTCTTCGATACTATGTAATCCGTGTCCTTCACGTTCCTAGATAATGGACCACCCCTGTTCGCGCTGCGGCAGAGCACCTTGACGGCTGCCCCCCCGAACAATAAGGGTTGAATGGGCTTATCGCAGATCTTCTTCTCAAACACGTCCGGGTAAAGCCTATGGATCTCAGGGGCGTTCAACGCCGCCCAAATCGTGACCACAGCGTTCCTCATGGGGAAATACTCTAAATCCACGTAGGAGGGTAGGCTGAGCTTCTCCCTTATCTCCTCTAGATCCACGTTGGAGGTCAGGGGTAGCTCCACATCATAGATTGTGCCATCCACATCCCTGTAGAGAACAGCTCTCCCGGACAATTCCAACTACATACCTTTCTAGATAACCCTGTGCCTGTCCAACCATGTTTCAACATTCTCCTAAATAAATTTATCTCTAAAACATTCATGGATCATTCATAGCGTAAAGGCCTGAATCGAAGCTTACCTCTAGGCAGTCCCTGCCCCATGGGGCCCGGTGAACCACTCGACCACCCGGGAAGAACCTATGCATCCCACATGGTCCATTTAACCCTTTAAATAATTATGTTATGTGGATGGGGTCTGATGGGGGATTACTTCGGCGGCGTTATCGCCTCCCATATTCCCAGGCCGCCCGTGGTCTTATCGGTTTCGACGGGGTTGTACCATCTCTTCCCGACGCCCACCTTGCTCCTAACCCTCCATTTCAGGCTCTTAGGCTTCTCATCTACCTCCTTGAGTATGCGATCCACCTTCCCCGCTATATCCCTTATATCCTCCATCGTCAGGGCGGCTGGATCTATGTTGGCTTTGGGGCCTAGGCTATCCACATGGAGGGTGAAATCCCTTATCCTCCGTAGATTGGTGGTCGCCGTATACCAGAAGCCCCAATCCTCGGATAAGAGCCCCGCTATATAATCCATGTTTATGCTCTCCCTCTCCTCGCTCGAGGCGACTTTATGAGCCCTTATGAGGGCCATGGAATCCTTCAGATCCTTCTCGCTGAAAGCCTCCCACATCTGTATCTTCTCTAGGAGTAGGTCTGTAACCGTGACCGTCGGGTAGTCCAGCTCCAGCCTCCCCCTGAAGTCCAATGGATGGTTCGCCACCAGAAGCTTATCGTAGAAGACGTCCACGTAGAACCATCCCTTAGGATGATAGTATATCTGGCGTTCCGAGGCGGCTGAGGACAGGGTTGTCCTCCGCTTATAGTATCCCTCGTCCCTGAAGAACTCCGATATGCTATCCCTCTGCCTCCTGTAAGCGACCAGGTCTATGTCGCTGAACTCCTGACCTGAGATCCGCTCCCCAGCTCCAACCCTTCTGAGCCTCCTAGCGAACTCCTCCACGTCCCTGCTGTGGATAGCGACTCCGATCCCTCCCATAACCCTCAGGGTGAGCCCCTTTTTCTCAGCCGATCCGACTATCCTCTCAGCCTCCTCCATGAAGACTCGGCTGGGCACCACGCCGCCCCACTCCTCGGGCAGCTCCCTCCTAACCTCTCGATCCAGAAGCCAGCTCATATACTGTGGATCTGCCCCCGAAAATTTAAGCCTTTCATCCGATGCCCGAGGCCCATAATAGGCGTATCGAAGCGATCCGATTTAGGGGTGGCAGCCGCGGCCGCGTTAAACCCGAGGATAATGTTAACAAATAAAATAAATAGTACAGGGCTTATAGGGTGAATCATTGGAGGGTTGTGGATGTCCAGGGTCTACGGCGTCGTCACCGAGGATGTCATAGGTGAGCTGATCAGGATAGTGGGGGATGGAAACGTTATAACCGATAGGTCCGAGATGGAGCCCTTCTCCCACGACGAGATGGCTAAGGATATAGCTATAGTACATTACCCCGACGTGGTGGTTAAGCCGGGCTGCGCCGAGGAGATCTCCGAGATAATGAAGCTGGCCAATAAGATGAGGATCCCCGTGACCCCTAGGGGTGCAGGCACGGGCTTGAGCGGCGGAGCCGTACCCGTCTTCGGCGGGATCCTACTATCCATGGAGAGGCTTAACCGGGTATTGGAGGTAGATGAGGATAACCTGATGATCACCGTGGAGGCTGGAACGCCCCTCATGGAGATATATGAGGCCCTGAAGGGGAGGGACCTCTTCTTCCCACCCCATCCAGGGGATGAGAGCGCCCATATAGGCGGGGCCGTGGCCGCGAACGCCGGAGGGGCTAGAACCGTAAAATACGGAGTTATGAGGGACTTCGTCAAAGGAGCCGAAGTGGTCCTCCCCACAGGGGAGATCCTGAATCTAGGCGGTAAACTCATGAAGAACAACACGGGCTACAACCTGCTCCATCTACTCATAGGGAGCGAGGGGACCCTATGCGTATTCACCAAGCTGGTCTTAAGGCTTCTCCCGAAGCCCAGGCATACGCTGATCCTGATCCTCTCATACGAGGAGGTGGAGGATGCCATAGCCACCGTCCCCGAAATATTAAGGAGGGGTATAATACCCCTCGGCATCGAATACATCGAGGAGGACTGCATCAAGCCCACCGAGGAGATCCTTGGGAAGAAGTGGCCTGCCAGAGGGAAAGCCTTCCTGATGATCATAGTCGTGGGAAACAGCGAGGAGGAGCTCTACTCCGAATGCGAGGAGATAGCTAAGATAGGGGAGAATAAGGGAGCTTCAGACGTATTATTAGCTGATAGAAGCGATGTCCAGGAGACAATAATGGATATCAGGAGCAACATCTACGAGGGGTTGAAGCCTGAAACCCTCGAGATACTCGATGTAGGGGTTCCCCCGAGCGAGATAGCCCGCTTCGTCAGGAAGGTAAGGGAGGTATCCACCT includes:
- a CDS encoding NAD(P)H-hydrate dehydratase; amino-acid sequence: MLDLNSEYLGVAPIQLMENAGRAVAEEALKRLGSKGKAAVFAGLGRNGGDGFVAARHLAGMGFQVQVLLAGSSRLMRDPLALANWNALKAMPLSVSIREVEDPSELPPVEADVLIDAMLGTGVKGALKPPIREMVQLFNSSKGLKIAVDVPTGVDADTGEILGPAVKADVTVTFHRAKRGLGAAPDYTGEIVVAGIGIPPEAALLAGPGDVEAVRIRRRPQSHKGDYGRLLVVSGSTTYTGAPALVGLAALRIGVDLVYIASPERTAYTIAGFSPNLITLKLDGDHLSPRHIPVVKPFLEKATGVVMGPGLETHRETLEAVKELIKTVVGAGKPLLLDADALKPFREVEIPITSNSNIVLTPHEGEFQKLTGEKPPIDLEGRAYAVVEAAKKFHATILLKGPVDVISDGGRLKLNYTGNPGMTVGGTGDVLSGVVGALLAQGFEGFKAAAAGAYINGLAGDIAARDLGYHIVASDLVERLPTAFEKPMIGKEFRSPGQP
- a CDS encoding type II/IV secretion system ATPase subunit yields the protein MGEDPSQRPAGVEVKRETAAFKEVYPLLEPYVYAAITKDPKTLGLVYMVIEPTLQPGERETLERIKAILVETLDIDLNELGSREEAEKLLRRRIEEAVRDYKIKLQPEAMDKVTYYLVRDLVKYGRIDPLMYDHMIEDISCDGPGIPIYVWHREYESIPTNVRFESEEELDSFVIRLAYLAGKHISIANPILDASLPDGSRIQLTLGREVTRRGSTFTIRRFRADPLTVTDLIMFNTLTAEMAAWFWLAIERKANLIIGGGTASGKTTTLNALSAFIPPDSKVITIEDTPELNLPHQNWIPSVARTGFGPAGSSAEITLFDLLKAAMRQRPDYIIVGEVRGEEAFTLFQAMATGHGGLSSLHCDSVQAALNRLESEPMNIPRSLLTTLNAVAMQSRIRVKGRTARRIGHIAEIVGLDPVSKDIITSDVYRWDPVGDSFTYSGRSLIAEKIRERFGLSEEEVRRELDRRRTVLEWMVKAGIRRYDAVGRVVREYYADPDRTYQRARLELSL
- a CDS encoding FAD-binding oxidoreductase, encoding MSRVYGVVTEDVIGELIRIVGDGNVITDRSEMEPFSHDEMAKDIAIVHYPDVVVKPGCAEEISEIMKLANKMRIPVTPRGAGTGLSGGAVPVFGGILLSMERLNRVLEVDEDNLMITVEAGTPLMEIYEALKGRDLFFPPHPGDESAHIGGAVAANAGGARTVKYGVMRDFVKGAEVVLPTGEILNLGGKLMKNNTGYNLLHLLIGSEGTLCVFTKLVLRLLPKPRHTLILILSYEEVEDAIATVPEILRRGIIPLGIEYIEEDCIKPTEEILGKKWPARGKAFLMIIVVGNSEEELYSECEEIAKIGENKGASDVLLADRSDVQETIMDIRSNIYEGLKPETLEILDVGVPPSEIARFVRKVREVSTSTGVALRVYGHAGDGNVHIHIMKTGLGGDWREKYFKVKEMIFQAGKSLNGVITAEHGVGAQKIKDLHYTLSEKEIELMKRIKEVFDPNHIMNPGKVVP
- a CDS encoding metallophosphoesterase, producing the protein MSFLLGKKDSTTRLLFATDMHGSEGVWRKFLNASAMLKVHVAICGGDLTGKMVVPVIERKNRQYTYYLMGKTNIVDSDGLERAFKDIRGIGYYPYLTDEDEYEEMVKDPGKVDEVFSKVMTSTLEDWFNLIPEKLPNDVRVIVCPGNDDRFPVDEVIDKSDHVVNGEGKVIEIDEHHEMVSTGWVNPSPWKTTREEDDEKLEARLEGYIAQLRDFKGAIFNFHAPPFQSKLDEAPLLDEKMNPVIRGGSVVMVPVGSKAVRRMIEKYQPFLGLHGHIHESSGSIKIGRTYCVNPGSEYAEGILRAYLIEFKADKIIRLQRIEG
- a CDS encoding type II secretion system F family protein, producing MTGEPGDEGRQGRTLGVPDVILSPYRMLGDRIIRVLPLFEDLRESLEKARLKVAFPAYVAFMLFYSATAAASAFALTLLLSFFAFHVQLVWAILLALAFALLGGAVVLIFLYVYPSSLAGSRRRLLEEELPYVASHMAVLSQAGLTPERMFRSLASIEAKGFRSVAAEEAKDIVRDVHLLGFDVVSAMERCSRRSPSNAFSEFIDGMIGVTRSGGDLTKYFLNSAKGFMDHARIAARQLVETLGTLAEAYVSMMVVFPLIAIVMLAVMGVIGGTLGGISILFAMYIIAYVLLPVFAMMLLLLLDGIMPPR
- a CDS encoding APC family permease; the protein is MSEFKPSLFAREATGLVREIGFALGVIIIMSHVIGLGWQKRAFQFTGPRPVPTDMLPLGLPAIFWAFLICGIIVIITGYAAGYVTAAMPRSGGGYVTISRVIHPVVGYMAGWLMFLAEAFSYGLIGVAVFEAIMIFYSIALAPAVVAFSSTTLFVGGLVVIWIFAFLALLGTKLYGRLMEAIFYIPAVITVGFFAMWITGAMNPGILASGVREVMGASPEAFVDLAFKTGMTENISTFYDAFTFALGGAFWAYMGWYSTTFVAGEVKEANKKLPAIVASAGVLIMVVYLAASSLSAVPALSLAVKTDAAGHKWSFFQAYSWLSYAGVPSETIKAVIPNFQSAWSTGIASMIARALNLGWLSWLIALGGVLWLANDIPPFLLVASRTFFAMAFDRMMPEQFSYVSERWHAPTWSIIITAVAGTLGCVAESNIGGLGTYTAFAGVIGTDIFDAFFLTLFCASCMLLPLERRDIHDRAAVKHSVGAVVGLGFVATLLAGYCLYIFVKESAGWIFTPQTVGDISSSVGFFICIILGLLFYIYYMYKNTTRGIDVRTIYMNIPPE